In a genomic window of Nitrospirota bacterium:
- the lepA gene encoding translation elongation factor 4 — protein MQSLIRNFSIIAHIDHGKSTLADRILDATGAVTAREAKEQILDAMDLERERGITIKAHAVAIRYKAKDGKTYALHLIDTPGHVDFTYEVSRSLAACEGALLLVDATQGVQAQTIANVNLAMANNLTIIPVINKIDLASADVEGTKQSISDVLMLDATDALLISAKEGKGVPEVLEAVIERIPPPSGDPDAPLKALIFDSWFDNYQGVIVLARIVDGSVRPGMKIKVMSNERIFEVMEVGQFTPKRTKKSELLTGEAGYLCANMREVADVKIGDTLTDAVTPTSAPFPGYKEVKPLVFCGLYPTDTARYEDLRDALVKLRLNDSSFVYEPETSLALGFGFRCGFLGLLHMEIIQERLEREYNLTLLTTAPTVVYRVLLTNGDVLEVNNPSQLPPPSSIESFEEPFILASVITPERYMGAIIQLCQERRGIQRGIQFLDPTRVTISYEMPLNEVILDFYDKLKSRTQGYASLDYELLGYRQSDLVRLDILLNGEAVDALSFITHKERSIHRGRQLAEKMKELIPRQMYEIAIQAAIGSKVIARETIGAMKKNVLAKCYGGDITRKRKLLEKQKEGKKRMKSVGNVEVPQEAFLAILKVGEE, from the coding sequence TTGCAAAGTCTTATACGCAATTTTTCGATTATCGCCCATATCGATCACGGCAAATCCACCCTCGCTGACCGGATCCTCGATGCAACTGGCGCGGTGACTGCCCGAGAGGCCAAGGAGCAGATCCTTGATGCGATGGACCTGGAGCGTGAGCGTGGCATCACGATCAAGGCCCATGCCGTCGCCATTCGGTACAAGGCCAAGGATGGGAAGACCTACGCCTTGCATTTGATTGATACGCCGGGTCACGTGGACTTCACCTATGAGGTCTCACGCAGTCTCGCCGCATGCGAAGGAGCGCTCTTGCTCGTCGATGCCACTCAAGGGGTGCAGGCGCAGACGATTGCCAATGTGAATTTGGCCATGGCGAACAACCTCACCATCATTCCCGTGATCAACAAGATCGACCTGGCCAGTGCCGATGTCGAAGGCACCAAACAGTCGATTTCCGATGTGCTGATGCTGGATGCGACCGATGCCCTCTTGATCAGTGCGAAAGAGGGCAAGGGTGTGCCGGAGGTGCTGGAGGCCGTCATCGAGCGGATTCCACCGCCTTCGGGCGATCCGGATGCGCCGCTGAAGGCGCTCATTTTCGACTCCTGGTTCGATAACTATCAGGGTGTGATCGTGCTGGCCCGGATCGTCGATGGCTCCGTTCGTCCCGGGATGAAGATCAAAGTCATGTCGAACGAGCGGATCTTTGAAGTGATGGAAGTTGGGCAGTTCACGCCGAAGCGAACCAAGAAGTCCGAGTTGTTGACCGGCGAAGCCGGCTATCTCTGTGCCAACATGCGTGAAGTCGCGGACGTGAAAATCGGCGATACTCTCACGGATGCCGTGACACCCACGAGCGCGCCGTTCCCCGGCTATAAAGAAGTGAAGCCGTTGGTGTTCTGCGGGCTTTATCCCACCGATACGGCCCGGTATGAAGATTTACGGGATGCGCTGGTCAAACTGCGGTTGAACGATTCCTCTTTCGTCTACGAACCGGAGACATCACTTGCCCTGGGCTTCGGGTTTCGCTGCGGCTTCCTGGGGCTCCTCCACATGGAAATCATCCAGGAGCGGCTTGAGCGTGAATATAATTTGACGCTTCTGACCACGGCGCCGACCGTCGTCTATCGTGTATTGCTGACCAATGGCGACGTGCTGGAGGTCAATAATCCCTCACAGCTCCCGCCCCCCAGCAGCATCGAATCGTTCGAGGAGCCGTTTATTCTGGCCTCGGTCATTACGCCAGAACGGTACATGGGGGCCATCATCCAGCTCTGTCAGGAGCGTCGCGGCATTCAGCGGGGCATTCAATTCCTCGACCCGACGCGGGTGACGATCAGTTACGAGATGCCGCTCAATGAAGTCATTCTTGATTTTTACGACAAGCTCAAATCGCGCACGCAGGGCTATGCCTCGCTGGACTACGAATTGCTCGGCTATCGCCAGTCCGATCTCGTGCGGCTCGATATTCTCTTGAACGGCGAAGCGGTCGATGCCTTGTCCTTCATCACCCACAAAGAGCGTTCCATTCACCGCGGACGTCAGCTCGCGGAGAAAATGAAGGAACTCATTCCCCGGCAGATGTATGAGATCGCTATTCAAGCGGCGATCGGGAGCAAGGTCATCGCGCGCGAGACGATTGGCGCCATGAAGAAGAACGTGCTGGCGAAATGCTACGGCGGCGACATCACGCGGAAACGCAAGCTCCTCGAGAAACAGAAGGAAGGGAAGAAGCGCATGAAATCCGTGGGGAACGTGGAAGTGCCGCAAGAGGCCTTCCTCGCCATTTTGAAAGTCGGTGAAGAATGA
- the bioA gene encoding adenosylmethionine--8-amino-7-oxononanoate transaminase, producing the protein MARKPSTRQLIDWDHQYLWHPFTQMQEWEQEEPLIIERGKGSYLIDTEGKKYLDGTSSIWVNLHGHRHPALDRAIKAQLDKIAHSTFLGLSNPPAIQLARELIRIAPKGLKRVFYSDNGSTAVEVALKMAVQYWQQRHPEAGTKNTFLHLKLAYHGDTLGAVSVGNIELFHGRFKSLLFPTLEADAPYCYRCPLNLTHPSCHMACLDPIERILKERHRELAGFIIEPLVQAAAGMITAPPGYLMRVRELCTKYQVLLIADEVATSFGRTGKMFACQHEGVTPDLMAISKGLTGGYMPLAATLTTEEIYKGFLGKYEDFKTFFHGHSYTGNPLGCSVALANLELFKKEKTLARLQPKIKTMARLLQPLRQLPHVGDIRQRGFMAAIELVQDKNTKKPYPLEARVGHKVTMDARRRGLLLRPIGNVIILMPPLSTSLPELRRMVEILQASIETATLALASGPRP; encoded by the coding sequence GTGGCACGAAAACCCTCTACTCGACAGTTGATTGATTGGGATCACCAATACCTCTGGCATCCCTTCACCCAAATGCAGGAATGGGAACAGGAAGAACCGCTCATCATCGAGCGCGGAAAAGGCTCCTACCTGATCGATACGGAGGGGAAAAAGTATCTCGACGGGACCTCCTCCATCTGGGTCAATCTACATGGGCACCGCCATCCGGCGCTCGACCGTGCCATCAAGGCCCAACTCGATAAGATCGCACACTCGACCTTCCTGGGCCTCTCCAATCCCCCGGCGATTCAGCTCGCCCGTGAACTCATTCGGATCGCACCCAAAGGTCTGAAGCGCGTATTTTATTCCGACAACGGATCAACGGCGGTCGAAGTGGCGCTCAAAATGGCAGTCCAGTACTGGCAGCAACGGCACCCAGAAGCAGGCACCAAGAATACCTTTCTCCATCTGAAGCTGGCCTACCATGGTGATACGCTCGGCGCAGTCAGCGTGGGCAATATCGAACTGTTTCATGGGCGGTTCAAATCGCTTCTCTTCCCCACTCTGGAAGCAGATGCTCCCTATTGCTATCGCTGCCCGCTCAACCTGACCCATCCGTCCTGCCACATGGCCTGCCTCGATCCGATCGAACGGATCCTCAAAGAACGGCACCGTGAACTGGCCGGCTTCATCATTGAGCCATTAGTCCAAGCTGCCGCCGGCATGATCACGGCCCCACCGGGCTATCTCATGCGAGTACGCGAACTCTGCACGAAATATCAGGTGCTCTTGATTGCCGATGAAGTGGCCACCAGCTTCGGCCGCACCGGGAAAATGTTCGCCTGCCAACATGAGGGGGTGACGCCGGACTTGATGGCGATCAGCAAAGGATTGACCGGCGGCTACATGCCGTTGGCCGCGACGCTGACCACCGAAGAGATCTACAAGGGGTTTCTCGGGAAATACGAAGACTTCAAAACATTCTTCCACGGCCATAGCTATACAGGAAACCCGCTCGGCTGCTCCGTGGCGCTGGCGAATCTTGAGCTGTTCAAGAAAGAAAAAACGCTCGCTCGACTGCAACCCAAGATCAAAACGATGGCGCGGCTGCTTCAACCCCTGAGGCAACTGCCCCATGTGGGGGACATCAGGCAGCGAGGATTCATGGCTGCCATCGAGTTGGTGCAGGACAAGAACACGAAGAAGCCCTATCCGCTCGAAGCACGGGTTGGCCACAAGGTAACGATGGACGCACGTCGCCGAGGGCTCTT